The genomic interval GATTGTGGGTTCGAGTCCCATCTGGGGTGATTGCTTTTGCTTTTGATGAACAACTATGATGAGGATGACGAAAAATGTTTCAAGCAATTAAAATTACCAGCATCCGAAAAACAGCGCTTCATCGGCTCTTGAGATAAAATCAGCTGACAGACATGGAGAAACAGAGCATCAAACTGTGCGTACTGCTGAGCACTTTGGCTGCATCAGTGCAAACTTACCGTAAGTAACGTTTCCGCAGTGTATTCAAACATAACGGAATCTTATTTTAAATCCAATATAACTAAATTAAAACTACTATTGAAAAAAGGCCGTTTGTTTACGTAGAAATCGCGTATGACAAACGGATAGCCTACAGATCATGGTGGCACCCAATGTTATATAATGCAACCTTAGTTCTATTCTGCTCGTCACTATACCATTCTATTTgacatattattatttaaattgtagttgttttttattcatgtattttattttatacattcTATGTTTACTGGGAGAAAACCTTGTACAATTTACCTATACAATAAATTGGATTTAGTTTCAAATACAAATAGTAAGCTAAATTATTATCTATTCTACCTGTATGTCCAAGTAACTACACAAATCAATTTGAACCCTTGTGCTAGTCTTTAAAGAGCAACATATGATAATATGTACTATTTTTAGACTATTTATAAGCTGTATTTTCCTAACGGTTCATTCTATTGGTGTCATGACATTATGTAACATAATGTGTGTTATCCAACCTCAACCCCTGTAACCCTGTCCACCCTCCTATAATGGTAGAGCTCCAAGAGGCCACTGTGTACTGGGATGCTGCCCAGAAAAGTGTGGTCCTGAAGGAGGGGGTGAtggagacagaggggggagcCTATGGTTACTTCAATGACACTCTGCTCCTCTCTGGATGGGGCATCTTAGAGATCTGCGCAGGTCATGGAGGGATCACACAGGAAGATGAGACCACCTTCTTCCTGGCTGGGTACCTGGAAGGTTATCTCACTGCTGGGTGAGTGTTGCAGGTCTTGTAGTGAACTGCAAATACACATCATTTGTATGAAATAtctcaaactgaaaaaaaaaaaataacagagtgAAGTCACCTGTAGTTTTCTATCAATGGACAAAACCTGTAAAAAATACGGTAGCTGTTGTACATCTTCATAAAATGTAACACAAATGCCAATTGTAtgtataaagctgaaatatgtttACTGCACATTGTTTTACATCATTGGATTACATTCCCGCTGTTCTAATTCTTTCTCTGCAGACAGATGTTCAGTCATTACTCCAACATGTACCCTCAACTCCTGAAGGATGAGAAGGTTTTGAATCCCCTGAAAAGGTTTTTAAGGTACAGTCTCATCTGTTCATGTTCATGGCTCACACTGTGATTATACTTATCCAGAGGTTCCTCTCTTTAGCTACAGAGAAACAATAAAACCTGCAAGCAAGGAGAGTTTAATTATTCAGAGTTTTCATGAAGAGCTATCATGTCTAATGCTTTTTCAGAGGCCTAAATATAAGTTTCTTGGTTGGCAAGATATTGATTGATGAAATATTGTCAGCTAAACCAGTATTGTCAAACACTATCTATGCTAAATGCAAAAATGACATTCGTGCATGCAGTGATTGTCGTAATTAGGAATTTAGATGCACAGCAAAATCAGGCGTCAGATTTGAGAAGCAGCCAAATGCACTAATTAGTAAAAGAAACAGCCCAAAGTGGCTCTCAGCTTTCTGAATGTTCCACAGCCAGCAGGACCAGTGGGCCAGAGAGCAGGTGAGACTGAGGAAATACAGCGAGCCCTTGTGGCAGCATCTGGGACTGATCCTGGCCCAGCTGGACGGACTCCACGCTGGAGCTGCACAGTGGGCCAAAAGCAAACACAGagaggtgtgcgtgtgtgtgtgtgtgtgtgtgtgtgtgtgtgtgtgtgtgtgtgtgtgtgtgtgtgtgtgtgtgtgtgtgtgtgtgtgtgtgtgtgtgtgtgtgttggagagaCGGTGAGAGAGTTGTCACAGTATCATCTCATTCATCTCTGCCACTTCCAACTTCCTCCCAGCCTCTCTCAGCATTCGCCTTGCAGTTTCTGAATGGTGTTGGCGACCTCCTGGACCTCGTCCCAGCTCTGACGCCTCGCTCCAACTCCTCCACAGGGGCCGGCACTTTCAGGATGGCAGGAATGGGCCACTGCACTGCTCTCATCAAGGTTAGGCCAAGCTCATTTGGCTTGAGCTGAAAGGGGAGAACTTGGGAAGCCTCAACGGCTAATTCGATTTATTGTGGGTTCTTGTGCATGGGGTTTTTCTCTTCTGGAGTGTGTGAGTGCGAAAGGCCACAGGGAGGAGGatattttctctttcacttacGCTCATTTCGGAAAAAACAAAGTGCAAATGGAATGAGGACACTGAGTGAATGCTGTCAGAAATACTATATCATTCGGTTTGAATTAATAAGATATTTCTTCTTATCTCATTTGATTACAGGGACCTTAATGTTGTTATTATATGCTAACATTttctaattagcactaaacacaaagtacagctggtGGGAATGTCATTCgttctgcaggtatttggtcataaaccaaagtattggacaaattcaTTTAAGAGTGACCTAACCAGTCCACTCTTTTATTGACGTCAGACAAAAAACTAGCAcaaccctccctctctcccttctctgTGTCCAAGGTGCTGCCAGGCTTTGAGAACCTGCTTTTTGGCCACTCTAGCTGGTATACGTATGCAGCCACCATGCGTATCTATAAACACTGGGACTTCAGggtgtctgacacacacaccgccACTGGAAAGATGTCGTTCAGCAGTTACCctggtacacacagacacacacactcgcacaagTACGGTATCACACATATGACCTGCACAGGACTATATTGTAATAAATCAGCAAACGACATGGCATAAGTTAAGTGGGCAAAAGTGAGATTGACAGCTTGTATAAGTTTTCTGAGTACATGACCTGCATTTTGAACAGTAGGGTTTGTCAACTAACAGTACAGCAAGCTGTTATCTTGTAAAAGCTCTGAATTGTGCTTTTCCTTAATCCACACAAATTCATTTTCATCTTGGAAAATATAAACACTGACAACAAGGAATTTATACCAAATCCTCAATGTGCATTCTCTACAGAAAGTAATTCTCCTGCTAAGCACACAGCTTAGTCAGTGACGGGGAGACATCCACCTGCAGTGTGTGTACAAAACAGAGCCGTGATGAAATCTATCCCTTCGCTGTAGAGTCAcaggaggtggagtaattttgTGGGCAAAGATTTGCCAAGTGGTCCAGGCCATAAAAATCCTCTTACAGGCTCCATTGCTATCAGAACACAAGTGGTTTTAATGCACTATTTTTAGAGGCCGGCAGGCCAAGGATATCATTTCACTATATTAAAAACGAGGAGATGAAATACACCCCTGCCACTGGAGGTGATGTGTGACCCTTGCAGCCTTCCTAAACTGCTTTCTCTCTGACAATGTGAAACATTTAGCACACACAGCAGGCCAGGGCCAACAGAACAAGAACAGATGCCATACAAATACTTTATGTAGAGGTGGAAGTGAGGGTAGTGGAAATATTCCTCTGCCTATGATTTACATTATTGATAACAGCAGCagtactgtaaatgtattattaaaggtcctatattatgctcattttcaggttcatacttgtattttggatttctactagaacatgtttaaaggtccaatgtgtaagaatttctcccatctagcattgagatcatacatcgcaatcaactctctcgcgtcACGAAGTTCAAAGtatgtattacagctacggtagcattcaggcttcaaaaagccggtctcttgctcttttcaatatccttttttttctgacttctgttcctgaaatttggattttgaatacgtgtggtcctccaggtttccttcttcaaacttgccggggccgggtagcgacgatacccattagcagcattagcagcacctgtgagttcagcgaaaacgcgaaaggcggagcagtatgtcctgtatgtctcttaccggctaacgtatttcaagatggcgcctgaatatggagcatctacctcagctcatgcgaatgcaaatgtaaaatttcaagccaaaaggaatgcTTTGATTGTGGAGAAAAGTTCATGAAAAAGTTTGTGAaaaggcaacacagattttgataatgaacgactaaacacgttacacactggacctttaaatgcTTTTAGtgttaaaaaacacattctATCGGAAGTGCTCCATTTTAGCACCTGTCTCTATAAGAACCTCTCCagaaaaaagcccagtctgctctgattggtcagcgttttcCGGGTCTTCTGCGCTCTAGGAGCCTCTGTACCGTCATTGCAgacggggaatgactgtaacggcactgtagcagcactttctatatatagtatagttgtgacatcacaactgtatgcaagtcctgacggctcgtttaaaggcaccaTCTCTGAGTACTatgtggattgagcgttttaattcacagtatttatatagcacctcgacctgctttataatcaaaaaagaaatctcactttttacaatatgggacctttaatagtaCCAGCATCAGAATTAGTACTAATAGAAGTACTAATAATGGTAATATAATGGTAGTAGCATAAatattaaaagtatttattcttCCTGTATGTAGaaatatgtgtatataaatatacacgTGTTAGCGGTaaactgctagcctggctaaaaCTTTTACAATTTTGATTAAGTTGCTGGTAGACAGCTGCATGCAAGCTGTAGGTTGTATTTGAGGATAATAAGTGATCTCAAACATTCCATTGCTATTATTTGTCCTAAAACCTTGTCCCCTCACTCCCTCCTCTACCCTTCGTCCTCCTACCCCCTCTTCCAGGCTTCCTGATGTCTCTGGATGACTTCTACCTGCTTGGCAGCGGCCTGCTGATGACTCAGACCTCCATCGGTGTCTTCAACGTCTCTCTGTTCTCCCAGCTGGACCCTCACAGCCTGCTGGCCTGGCAGAGAGTCCGCCTGGCCAACAGCCTGGCGCACAGCGGAGAGGAGTGGGCGCACATCTTCTCCAAATACAACTCAGGTGAATTCCTGTTGATGTGAGGTGGGGGTTTAAAACCAGAGCATAGACGAACCAGAGTGAGAACAGTTGTTACATACTTTTCAAACGCATATGGATTTTGTTTCTTCAATTGAACAGAATCTGTTTTAAACCTTTAAATCCTTCCAGGTATTAAAAGGTTGACTCCATCACACACTCTGACAAACTACTGATGCATGACTACTGAGTGCTAGCTGACAGTAGCCTACCAGGTGTCGATGCATAGAAGCTGCATACAGACTATACACAAGTgcaatttaaataaacaatccaAATATATCCATGACAGTAGCCTACCAGGTGTCGATGCATAGAAGCTGCATACAGACTATACACAAGTgcaatttaaataaacaatccaAATATATCCAATAACAAAAAGTTGGGGAATCACCAACGTTATTGCAATTAATTCTGAGGGGGACataaatgtctgtaccaaatatcATGACAATCTGTCCAACAGAGACATTTCAGGAACTAAACCACTGGCTATGTCAAGATATTTAACAGACCTACCTTCTCATTATACTAACCATGTGTTAATTAGCCAGCTGCAATGATCTTTCACGTCATGTTGCTATGGGAGAGGCATAGGAGAAAAGGACAAAGTGTTCTTGAGACAGTCCTGTCATCTCCCAGCAGCTTCGCTCTCATACTCTCCCTGTCCTGCCAAACTTATGTGGTGGCCTGCAGGCAGTTAAAACGAGAGCCTTTATCTTTGCCTGTGTTTTCCTTTTATGTAGATATGGGTTAGGATTTAGAATTTATTCTCTGTGCAATTCGGTAACTCCAGAGCCAGAAGTTTGTCGTGTTTCTTCCTCTCGTATCAGATCCCTCAGGCACATGCAAGACTGTGCATGTTGGTTTTCCTGTGCCCATCATACACTAATAGCAATGCAACTAGATAATTGGTCTTTTATTAGATATAGTCACCCTTGTGTTGTGGTGGTTTTGATTGTTTTGGCACAGAtcatgtatgttttatgttcatgcatactttaagtacattttaagaTTGATTTCCTTCCCTCTAGAAAGTCGAAACTTCAAGTCAATACAGTATTAGGTTTAAGTAATCCATCATATGTATAtaagggctgtcaaaattaacgtgATAACAGGTTAACTCGTTTTGAGGCACTTTTGGTGATGTGGGACTCAGCGGTGGGGATGGAGGGGGGCACAGAATTGCCCCCTGTGGGACTGGAACCCCActctcccgggtgaaagtcctgtgtttgtttgatctATCCACCACCTCAACCTGCCTCTTATTGAAGATATAGCTCAACCAGTTCTTTATTCCTACCACTGagtgtataatattaacagacagcccatgtgtgacgtcacccattggtttgtggagatctgctatgaatcgtcgagtttgccgttacgggcgcagcggatgtgacgattttagacgagagggaggagtgagggaggagctgcttacactctacgttacgttacacactttctctggcaatcacatcatagccgcgccctaaaacaccccctgctttatcgccgattttaaaatcaacgagaccataattcaaaaaatgaacatcattctgtattgcagaagacttaaaactagcgattgagaccatgaactcattatgaaaatgtttgtgagaagtgggtcactttctcatagtcTTCTATAGAAActgacctccttttgcaacctcATAAGATGTGTAACGTCATAATTactatggccactagagggcacgGTCACTATTAATGGTAATAtaggtcgtaattgctgcttgaacaaacaaccaTTGGGAGCATTTCTTGGGGGAGGATAGTCTCTTTAACATTAatcatctctctttctgtgttgaTATGACACAAAGTGCAGTTGCCTGTAATGTAATCATGTCTATGTTAAGGGGTGTAATACTTTAATAATTTCCACTTAAAAAATGTGAAGTGATAATACgtttttaaacaaatttaatttgaaaatTCCCAAGTTGAAATTATGTTGGAAATTTGCATCGCAAGTCCTGAAATTCGCAAGTTGAAATCGATGTTGGAAATTTGCATGTTGAAAATTCGCAAGTTGAAATTTTGCATGTTGAAATTGGTGCTGGAAATTCGCAAGTTGAAATCAATGTTGGAAATTTGCATGTTGAAATTTCGCATGTTGAAAATTTGCCCGTTGAAATCGATGTTGAAAATTCCTCATACCAATGAAACCACATCCATTCATCACAAACATTTCCTGTGTGTTGTACCTTAGGCGGGCTTTGAACCCGCGTCCCTTGGTCCCCAGTCTGCGTCCTTCACCACATCCTTCTCCAGGATTTTAAAACACCGTTTACACACAGTTTGTCTTTTCCTTCTGCCCCTTAAAACCTCTTAATACCCTGGTGTTGTGGTGGATTGGCTTGTTTTGGGCCCAAGtcatgtatgttttgtatgtattgtTCATGCATAGTTTAAAGTAAGTTTTAGGATTGATTTCCTTCCTTCTAGAAAGTCGGGATAAAGTCAatacagggttagggttagtttaCCTGTTGGTCTGTTCAAGGATGCGTTGACATCTGATATTTGGATTATTGTTCTGCTTAACCTTCCTGTTCGGCAGCCAGCTTTAGGAACTTTTAGCCAGACTAGCAGCACAGCTCTAGGAATGACAAAGTCGGTTCATCACTTTGGTACAGACTAAAATatttctcaacaactattggatatGGCTATATGGATTTCAGTGACACTGTATGCAGACATTCatagtccccagaggatgaagcctactgactttggtaatcctgtgacatttcatttagtgccaccagcaggtcaaatcTTTTTAATTCATCCAATACTTAACTTAgcgtggctgtagactcttctttcttctgtatttcttttccaacaacaacaacagctccTTTTTAGCAACTTCACATCTCAGCTTTCAGAGTATCCTAGAAAAGTGGCGGCACGGGCAGTTCTGAAGCTGATCTCTGCTCGCAACTGTAGTACCACACAATCATGTGGTTACTGTGaccgataataataataataaagacaaCAAATTGTTCACTGTGATGGTTGACCTATTTATTAAAAAGATTCTCCAAGTTGATTTTAGTGTAACCACTGCCTGCCCTAGAAAACTAACTTTGCTTAGGGAAGTGGCAAGGAGATATGTAAAGTATGTGTAAAACGTGTGTGgtttaaaacatgcaaaactGTTTAGAAAAGGCCTTTTAATATTAGGTGATACTGACCCATGTGGATTCTCTGTGTCTGTAAAGGCAGGAAACCGAGCATATCCCCCTCCTCTGTATTTTAGGTACGTATAACAGCCAGTACATGGTGGTGGACCTGAGCAGGGTTTCTCTGGGCCACAGTATCACGGATGGAGCTCTGACTGTGGTGGAGCAGATTCCCGGGAAGGTGATGCACTCTGATCAGACTCAAGCTTTACGCAAAGGTGAGAAACaaacatatatctatatactgTAGATTGTTCAGTTTTGATCCAGGAtggctagcctagaaatctagacacaccctagtggcagcaaatttattttgcagccaggggggtctaggcactctccgttggcttgcaagctggaaaaaactaattttggtcaggccaatcacatcgtgtatagagtcggtgggcgggcttatggtttctgctgctgggaacagcggtcttctggaagacttggagttaagcttttccttgagaaaagaacaaagaacggcacagaaatcattcttaaaaaaggaagatgtgttcggagttctgccgaccggatacggcaaaagtttaatccatcaactagcttcgctaccttcttcgttgctctgcctggttgtagtgctatcctattgcctgcagagggaatttgaaagacaaccgtttatcccgcccctgggattgagccctgtcaatggtgagctcccagacccaacatcttgatgtgggtctggcatCGTCAGGCTACAGGATGGCTGTTTTAGTTGGTAATGTGTCTGGACAACCTCCACCGTCAGTATGCTACATTTGGCAGGTTACTGGCCATCCTACAACATACCATTTCATGTTGAAATCTACAACCTGAGTGGGTACGGTGTGATGTGGAAGAGATACGGACAGGACTTCTCTTACGACCTCTGTCCCCGAGCCAAAATCCTCCGCAGGGACCAGGCCAAGGTGTCTGACCTTGGCTCCCTCAAATTCATCATGAGATACAACAGTAGGTGAAGCAAAAACTCTTGCATTAATcacattttctatcttttcctGAACTCAAAGGGCTTTAGAGATGTGACACAAAATGCACATAAAATATTCTGTTACAGACTACAAGAGAGACCCCTACTCCAAGGGCCATCCATGTAAAACCATCTGTTGCCGTAACGACCTGAGACCAAGGAGACCACGTCCAGGAGGTTGCTATGACACTAAGGTCAGAGGCCATCAAAACATTAGTGCCAGGATTAAGTTCACAATATGCACTGTAAAAAGCAGAAAGTAGAAAATGCTATTACAAAAGAATTTATAGGTGCATGTACCGTATGTGTTTTTGTCTAGGAATAATATGGCCTTTTGTTCGATATTAGTTATTGGCtattaacctgactccgccagatggattgcttcgcatttattttgcatttatttttcattttgctcggcatatccatctgggaactttccgttggagaacttttgggaaggggtgaaaatactggtttgctgattggataaaccatctgtctatcaccacctatgttggtgatagacgggccaaatcaaccaatcagatcaaactcttgccgaaaccagtcgggagaagagcaaaaacatcttttcctccgagaaaagcctccagtgccgttttttgctcttctttcaatgaagtaatactttctaattcggataaaacttgcgcgatagctacgctcatctcatccgtggaagctgccatgttgtttagactaacagtcacttctcgttgcgtcacacctaaacccgcctgaaaaccaacgctgattggtcggtcgtttggcgaacggctccaaattttctctatctcaagatgtcAGACTGTtctgcgagtagaaaactggagctcgcgagatcaggacggtctcatgAGGCTAATTGGCTATAGCCACCACCTTTGTGTTTTCAAATTCCTAAAATGTTTGTAatgtattgtctttttttaacgtgttttgtttagttgtttaataatttagtttgttttattttgtttaacaGGACTCAGGAAgtgtctacagccatgctagctatcggcaggcacagtggtgctttgagctaaatgctaacgtcagcatgctaacatgctcacaatgacaatgttaactacatgtttaaattaatgtaaaaagtACTAACTTTTTTTTCGATCCAAGACGCCAGAGGATATTTACACTGGGTTACACTGCCTGAAAGAGCTGCTATGGACATAACTTTTTTAGTCTGTAGCTTTTCTTCATACTTTGCTGTTCCACTCTTCATTTCTGGCTTTTAAAAGGTCAGATTTAATTTTACCAGgagttttaaaatgtcatacCACATTAGTTGAACCCAAACTTTATAAGGGAAGTGCAGGTTTTGAATGACTCACCTCCATTAATGGCAACAGAAATGCCTTCATGGATGTCTATTTAATATTTGAACCATATTAAATGACTTcccttttcttccttccttccattgtGCCCTTCTTACCCATATCTATCGCATGGTACAGGTGACGGACTACAACATGGCTGTCCAGCTGGCCGCAGAGGCAATAAACGGCCCCACGACGCAGGGCCTGCGTCCGTTCTCATGGCAATCCTTCAATCTCACGACTCATCAGGGTCTCCCACACACCTACAATTTTCCCTTCCTTCGTATGAGGCCCACACTGCATCGGCCCTGAGagcacagagacaaaaaaaatatcctACCATCTAGGTAGAACAGGTCATACTTTCCTGTTCAACTCAAGAACCAATGTACTGAACACCTGAGTCCTGGTGCACCTGTGATTACTGGGCACAATGTAGAAGCTTGgcaaaatatgataaaaaaaatatccctttaatttggtcatatatatatataattgaaaTATAAGTACAGTTTAAATTCTTAGACAGTGCATCGTCACTACTAAGAATTGGTTGTTGAAGGGTTAAATACAGACACGGGACCATTTCCCATTGTCAATATGCAATCCATTTGAATTTAGTGaaactgttatttattttaaagctgATGAATGCCCGTCTGAGGTAGAAGGACACAGGCTTGATTGTTTGTTATACAACTATTTACTAATCCATTAGTACATAATGCTAAAATGCATTTTGAAATCAACTTGCTTGTTTTATCTTAACATCAACCATTAGCCACAGAGAGATGACCCTGATGGAATCACTACTGCTCTCATTTCTCAGAATCCATCCAAGAGTGGCAGCATTAGGACTTTATGACTCTTAATTAACGTGAGGATTATGGATTTATTAAGAGGGTTTTCCACAGCCTGTGTAAAAGTTTGTTCCACAAGGTTTTGGATTTTAGACATCAGGgaaatgttaattttttttatttattttgaaatcaatttatttgtttgttttttggttttgttttaagTTATATGCAATGTTTCCTCAGGTTTATACAGTGTTGAACAAAATGGTCCAACTAAATATTAACGATAATAAAGTATTCAGATATTGTAAACTGTGGTGCATTTCATCTTTATTTAGTATTCAAAATAGTTTTACATTTAGTACAAGACCCTGTATTTTTGGTCTTTGTCAAGTTTTGTCTAAAAGAACTAGACCAGAACTGAAAATCAGGaagctttcaaaataaaacatttaaattaatataAAGTTAGACACAATGTGATTGTATGACAAATCAAAAGACTCTTCACATTTCCTTCTGAAATATCTTCAACTTTGGTTCTTTGTAGAAATATACTGcacactttttatttatttattttttaccagtAGGCTGGTATGCATATTAACCAATATAGTAAACTGGCCTAAATAGCTGCTAATCAGGGATGTGCACATACATTTGAATGGGCAATTGCTATACCACTTTTGTTTAACTTTAGTTATGATTTTGCACCAtaactatgtatgtatgtgtatatgtatatatattagggctgtcaaaattaacgtgATAACAAGTTCATGCAAATTCCTTTTAATGGCACTGGTTTTTTGACGCTTTATTAACGAACGCACTTTTGATGATTCGGGACTCAAACCCCActctcccgggtgaaagtcctgcgtttgTTTGATCTATCCATCACCTCAACCTGCCTCCTGATGAAGATATAGCTcaaccagtcctccaaaccaCAGGATAGTCTCGTTAATATTAatcatctctctttctgtgttgaaggtcacatgacacaaaGTGCATTTACCTGTGATGTGTCTGTACATGTGTTACACtttaaaatactttaataatttcCACTGAGCAGCATGCAGACTTAAACTAATTTAAAGTGATAacaagtaaatatatatattttttttttatttagaaatttacAATTTGAAATCGATGTTGGAAATTTGCATGCCGATAGTGACTCATACAAATGAAACCAAATCCGTTCATCACAAATAATTCCTGTGTGGTGTACCTGAAGTCGttatactcagattctagtcagaatatgattgtgatactgctccattgggctgtgattatagGGCGTTTCAacccgaaccaggaaagaaaatgcctctgcactcaattggatagacctacaaccaatcagagcacgacctacaaccaatcagagacgtcacagaagctgcaagtcaaaggcaggcttcgacagagcaaaggcagaggcGGTTTCCGTGTCGTGCGGACTGGTGTGGCAATGTGTATAGCCTACACAcgtgatcgcggttctctgttcctcttttaaaatgaatgcgctgtcgatatcttctataacagacgcgatggcggcgtctgtcactacccaaaatgagtagagtgcagctttgagttgcgcatgcttagatttaaacggtttacggcataacgtgtcatacccgatgttagccgagtcagaccggctttggtcgagtgcaaatgtgactgtttacggcataacgtgtcttactgaaatttgtgaaatctgtaaaataataaacttttctctttacatacaataacagaagatggatataatttctaaaacgttttagctatctatgattgtttggttgctaacgttagctcaaaacgccattcaagtgacagccgatgttgtgtttgattgcaaacttgtagctagcagtcatttcaaaaacgttttagctatttatgattgtttgactgctaacgttagc from Perca fluviatilis chromosome 21, GENO_Pfluv_1.0, whole genome shotgun sequence carries:
- the LOC120551800 gene encoding phospholipase B-like 1, encoding MEKQSIKLCVLLSTLAASVQTYQLQEATVYWDAAQKSVVLKEGVMETEGGAYGYFNDTLLLSGWGILEICAGHGGITQEDETTFFLAGYLEGYLTAGQMFSHYSNMYPQLLKDEKVLNPLKRFLSQQDQWAREQVRLRKYSEPLWQHLGLILAQLDGLHAGAAQWAKSKHREPLSAFALQFLNGVGDLLDLVPALTPRSNSSTGAGTFRMAGMGHCTALIKVLPGFENLLFGHSSWYTYAATMRIYKHWDFRVSDTHTATGKMSFSSYPGFLMSLDDFYLLGSGLLMTQTSIGVFNVSLFSQLDPHSLLAWQRVRLANSLAHSGEEWAHIFSKYNSGTYNSQYMVVDLSRVSLGHSITDGALTVVEQIPGKVMHSDQTQALRKGYWPSYNIPFHVEIYNLSGYGVMWKRYGQDFSYDLCPRAKILRRDQAKVSDLGSLKFIMRYNNYKRDPYSKGHPCKTICCRNDLRPRRPRPGGCYDTKVTDYNMAVQLAAEAINGPTTQGLRPFSWQSFNLTTHQGLPHTYNFPFLRMRPTLHRP